From a single Okeanomitos corallinicola TIOX110 genomic region:
- a CDS encoding SAVED domain-containing protein: protein MTESEHLTPSLLEPQSRGGDIAEGGFSFQEQVMLARIPAWLDQDGFTAMIREGIGDVEAKFFVPSRGFAIEFLEVKDHTLQPSKFLNEIKRFREVDAGSPNTYQQFILVAAGVSRDLEPLVNGLRRVRNPQDFYEENSTVKGNSFKEYASLVKKIGGTEQDALFIFEKVIVEADWNTAKSHGEALFKQSLADNLSEYEDLSFRTFDNIYNHLGTFIRQRKNQNITRKELETKLREKIPPNQLPALSPILIYTAIASENNPEHHGLCFDWAPFSGGETRAIAPSQQWNRLLIELQDTRSWIEKYRNTKRIRLAGNRRLAACLAIGSVFSAVRGYAIEMEYREEVWATDAHPTQETPVYPLAHQMIGGTGTRLVVSIGILRDIIPEVEANLEKYGLTGEPLLHIRGEQPITSPQHANNAVGSIKKLIVDTLVSLGGKEIHLFFAGPAHLALFLGHRLDATAPITCYAWVSNGQYSKTFQLFSGISS from the coding sequence ATGACAGAGAGTGAACATTTGACTCCCTCACTTCTAGAACCACAGTCTCGTGGTGGTGATATTGCTGAAGGTGGCTTTTCCTTTCAGGAGCAAGTCATGCTTGCTCGCATTCCTGCTTGGCTAGATCAGGATGGCTTCACAGCTATGATCCGGGAAGGAATTGGAGATGTAGAGGCAAAGTTTTTTGTACCAAGTCGTGGGTTTGCGATAGAGTTTCTTGAAGTTAAAGACCATACACTCCAACCATCTAAGTTTTTAAATGAAATTAAACGGTTCCGAGAAGTAGATGCTGGTAGTCCAAACACCTATCAGCAGTTTATACTTGTAGCAGCAGGAGTTTCCAGAGACTTAGAGCCTTTGGTAAATGGATTGCGCCGCGTTCGTAATCCTCAAGATTTTTATGAAGAAAACTCTACAGTCAAAGGAAATTCTTTCAAAGAGTATGCCAGCCTAGTCAAAAAAATTGGAGGCACAGAACAAGATGCCTTGTTCATTTTTGAAAAGGTGATAGTAGAGGCAGATTGGAACACTGCAAAATCTCACGGCGAAGCTCTTTTTAAGCAGTCTTTGGCTGACAATCTGAGTGAATATGAAGATTTATCTTTTAGAACTTTTGATAATATTTATAATCACTTAGGCACATTTATACGACAGCGCAAGAATCAAAATATTACCCGCAAAGAGTTAGAGACAAAACTACGGGAAAAAATTCCTCCCAATCAACTACCAGCCCTTAGTCCCATCTTGATTTACACAGCCATTGCCTCTGAAAATAACCCAGAGCATCATGGATTGTGTTTCGATTGGGCCCCTTTTTCTGGTGGTGAAACTCGTGCGATTGCCCCATCCCAACAGTGGAATCGCTTACTCATTGAACTACAGGATACTCGAAGCTGGATTGAAAAGTATAGAAATACTAAGCGAATCAGGCTTGCTGGCAATCGTCGTCTGGCAGCATGTCTTGCAATAGGATCTGTCTTCTCAGCTGTTAGGGGCTACGCAATTGAAATGGAATACCGTGAAGAGGTATGGGCAACAGATGCTCATCCCACTCAAGAAACCCCCGTTTATCCTTTGGCTCATCAGATGATAGGCGGAACAGGAACCCGTTTGGTTGTTAGCATAGGTATTCTTCGAGATATTATTCCTGAAGTGGAAGCCAATCTAGAGAAGTATGGACTCACAGGTGAGCCACTGCTTCACATTAGAGGAGAGCAGCCTATTACTTCCCCACAACATGCCAACAATGCCGTTGGAAGCATTAAAAAATTAATTGTTGATACATTAGTATCCCTAGGTGGTAAAGAAATCCATTTATTTTTTGCTGGGCCTGCTCATCTCGCTCTTTTTCTGGGACATCGCTTGGATGCTACAGCACCAATTACTTGCTACGCATGGGTATCTAATGGTCAATACTCTAAAACATTCCAACTCTTCTCAGGAATTTCCAGCTAA
- a CDS encoding CHAT domain-containing protein, producing the protein MKNTKKKAYLTLINSLLNSSSSQVNSILNANHINPLESSLVLANRQRITLADITSCTMRDCFLVTLSACESGLTDINKVTDDYVGLPSGFLISGVKTVVSSLWLVNDLSTALLMIRFYENLINSQSTSPQSVSIALNQAQLWLRDATKIQLEEWITEYQLNSNPTLRNQLRRRFHNMPDDEQPFHSPFYWAAFCAIG; encoded by the coding sequence ATGAAGAACACCAAAAAAAAAGCCTATTTAACTTTAATTAACTCCTTGCTCAACTCTTCCAGCAGCCAAGTAAATTCGATTTTGAATGCTAACCATATAAATCCATTGGAATCATCTCTAGTCTTGGCTAATAGACAACGCATCACTCTAGCTGATATTACTAGTTGTACTATGCGAGATTGCTTTTTGGTAACGCTCTCTGCTTGTGAAAGTGGCTTGACAGATATAAATAAAGTTACGGATGATTATGTAGGGCTACCTAGTGGCTTCCTGATTTCAGGGGTCAAAACAGTAGTAAGTAGTCTTTGGTTGGTGAATGACCTTTCGACTGCTTTACTGATGATTAGGTTCTATGAAAATCTCATAAATTCACAATCAACAAGTCCCCAATCAGTATCTATTGCTCTCAATCAAGCCCAACTTTGGCTGCGGGATGCAACTAAAATACAGTTAGAGGAGTGGATTACAGAATATCAGTTAAATTCAAATCCGACACTCAGGAATCAGCTACGCCGTCGGTTTCATAATATGCCAGATGACGAGCAACCGTTCCATTCACCTTTTTATTGGGCAGCATTTTGTGCAATTGGTTAG
- a CDS encoding DUF6527 family protein: MKQLNDCHCHFWVRQGIVEWCTDSGQK; encoded by the coding sequence ATTAAACAGCTTAATGATTGCCACTGCCACTTTTGGGTGCGTCAAGGAATTGTTGAATGGTGCACTGATTCAGGACAGAAATAA
- a CDS encoding nucleotidyltransferase, translating into MFPLITHFEELLKNIQPPKERLDAARDLPPLVREYIAKSKDFPTVYPHSRLAGSYAQKMAVGDVKDVDTLIRVPGDPKANEPEAKRLIQDMKKLLDGLPKALGFEGYAETEIEVERARRSVHVYFKGKDFHLDFVPCIAPDGFESVLYVPDRGFNKWIASHPIGYLNLLNELQEKHDHKVKPLGKLLKHFRDCQMKSRKPKSYWLGALLVYHIQKNTLDMTQPLAVLFYEFLDAIYRQYDHLLYTSNVATPNLPDPILGHNISWNWSRTHFETFMRRINEGRNWADKALETDDREKAIKYWQKIFGEEYFPSEVETAASQLAKAGLPGKSYVSSTGLILPSQPASGLYTSTIATKFHGIDQG; encoded by the coding sequence ATGTTTCCGTTGATTACACACTTTGAAGAACTGCTCAAGAACATTCAACCTCCTAAAGAACGCCTTGATGCAGCACGCGATTTGCCACCCTTAGTCCGTGAGTACATCGCCAAAAGTAAAGATTTTCCCACTGTCTACCCTCACTCTCGACTTGCAGGCTCATACGCCCAAAAAATGGCAGTAGGTGATGTTAAAGACGTAGATACCCTAATACGTGTCCCTGGTGATCCAAAGGCAAATGAACCAGAGGCTAAACGATTAATTCAAGACATGAAAAAGTTGCTTGATGGCTTGCCAAAAGCTTTGGGCTTTGAAGGATATGCAGAAACGGAAATAGAGGTAGAGCGGGCACGCCGATCTGTCCATGTCTACTTCAAAGGCAAAGACTTCCACCTAGACTTTGTTCCTTGCATTGCACCAGATGGATTCGAGAGTGTGCTTTACGTTCCAGATCGAGGATTCAATAAGTGGATTGCATCGCACCCCATCGGGTATCTCAACTTACTCAATGAGCTACAGGAAAAACACGACCACAAAGTTAAACCACTTGGTAAGCTTCTGAAGCACTTCCGTGATTGCCAAATGAAAAGCCGCAAACCCAAGAGTTACTGGCTTGGCGCTCTGCTAGTTTATCATATCCAAAAGAACACTTTAGACATGACACAGCCATTGGCAGTCCTATTTTACGAGTTTTTGGATGCTATTTACCGCCAATACGATCACCTGCTATATACTAGCAATGTTGCCACCCCAAACCTCCCTGATCCGATCCTTGGTCATAACATCTCTTGGAACTGGAGCCGCACCCACTTTGAAACTTTCATGAGACGGATTAATGAGGGACGAAATTGGGCAGATAAAGCTTTAGAGACTGATGATCGGGAGAAGGCGATTAAATACTGGCAAAAAATCTTTGGAGAAGAATATTTTCCATCAGAGGTAGAAACCGCTGCGTCTCAATTGGCTAAAGCGGGTTTACCTGGCAAATCTTACGTCAGCTCTACTGGTTTAATTCTGCCCAGCCAACCTGCTTCTGGTTTATACACTTCAACCATTGCAACCAAGTTTCATGGGATTGACCAAGGCTGA